The DNA window ATGTTCGAACGCGGCAAGCAAGCACAGACCAAAAACAGTTTGAATTTCGCTTTCGATCTGGTTGGTTGTGTTTCTTGGCTTCTCTCTGCGTGCGCCGTTCGTGGTGGGAAAAACGGAAAACAGGAGAACTTGCAAACCGAGCAAATCGAAGAGGAACACTCCAGTTTACAATTGTCCTGCGACTAAAAACCAATCGGAAATTTACACTATCCTCTAATCCTTTTTGTTTGCCGGCAAAAACCAGAAGCGCAAAAAATAAACGCAGAAAGCGAagcaaaatgtgaaaaattgcCGAACATGGCGCCGCGTGTGTGACAGAGAGCGAACGATCGTGTGAGAGGGAGATAGGGACGAAGCGAagataaacaataaaaacaatttttgataCTTAACGTtctacaacaacaataaactaAGCTCAggtacaacaacaaaacagaAAATTACGCAAAACACAACAGACTGCATTGACGGGAATTTTTCTAAGTATTTTTGATACACACAGCAAGGAGGTGTACGATTTTTAAGCAATAAGTGAAAGCAATTACCCATCAAGTTTAAAATAATACCAATCTCGGTAGAAACTCACTCGGAAAATCCATCTGAAAACAATTGAAAAGGCAACCGAAAAGTTGAAATCTAACCAGACTAAATCGCAAAATAACAAGCATTTACtatacacaaaaaattaaattccgaATAAAATCAGACTTTTGTCTGCGAAATTtctaaaaatttacaaaaacaCGAAAATTCACGAAAACTCACTGGATCGTCAAACCATCAGTTGAAATATATTCTGGAATCggttcaaaaataaataaatatatgccAGCAGCATTTATATAGACCGCAAATCGCACCATAAAATCGCGAAAAAATCAACAAgcaatattttgaaatttataatCGTAAATTTAGAATCGCAAAATGCTGATTCGAAATAGAGATTGAGGATTCTCGAGGACAGCCAACCAAGTCTTTTCCCGCAACGAGTGCATATTAATaggaaaaaacacaaatttatGGCTCCGCgtcgcaacagcaacatcagcagcagcggcaacagcacccagcagcagcaccagcaacagttgcagcagcagcaccagacGCAGCAACTGCTGCAGTTCTACGCGGAGAACGCGAATTCTTCAGGCGTCCTGATGGCGCCCATGCAGGGAACCGGTGGCGTTGGTGGGGGCGTGGTCCACTGCTGCCTGCCCAGCGGAGACTGCCGCAAACTGGACACCCTGATACCCCTCAACGAGCTCTCCCTGGCGGACTGCATCCGCGTGTTGTGCAACAACGAGAACTGCAGTGCAGGCCAGTACATGCACCGCGAGTGCTTCGAGTGGTGGGAGGCGAGCGTGCTGCAGGCGCTGAAGGCCAACGGTCGTGCTCGATCCTGGTCGGAGCGGCAGCGTCTGCAGCACCTGTGGACCAAGAAGGGCTACGAGCTGGTCCAGAAGGCCTGCAGCTGCAAGTGCGGCAGGGGACAACTGCGCAAGGACCTCGACTGGGTGCCGCCGAGCAGCCAGGGCGTCATATACCTCAACGGGTCTGGCAACCGCGCCAATCTGGCCAATGGCAGCCTCAGCGAGGACGACGACAAGAAGAAGGCCAAGAAGAAGAGGaaccgcaacaacaacaacggcggtGGTGCTGGTAATGGCACCGCCAAAGCCCCCttgagcaacaacaacggcaacagctACGCCGGACTGACGCCCAATCCGAATGTGGGCGTCATAGGGTCGGGTTTGCCccacaacaacggcaacacCACCAGCAATGGCAGCAGTGGCAACAACGGCTCCTCCGGCCTGCTGCAGCCCAGTGTGCTGTCCACTTTCAGCAACATCCTCAATCAGAACAATGTCCTCGGCCTGGACCTGCGCGCCAGGGCTGGCAGCCTGTCCTCCAGTGGAGCTGGCAGTGGATCCACCTCGCCCTCGGACTCCCGGTCCAGTGGCGAGATATCCGTGTCGCCGGTGCAGCAATTGctgccacagcagcagcagcagcagcagtcgctgCTGATCCAGCCTCTGGGTCCAGCTTTCGGCAGCAACCTTCTGCAAAATGGACTGGGCTTGTCCAAGAACCTGCTGATTGctccccagcagcagcagcagaataACCTGCCTGCTTTGGCCAATATCAGCAACTTCAAGCCACTGGCCAGCtacgagcagcagcaacttgtgcagcagcagaagaacaAGGAGGTGGAACTCTATTCCGAGCGAGTGCGGTAAGTCCAAGATATCCCTTGCTCTTCATGATAACCATAATCTACATATAAGGAGCTGTAGTCTTATTGATTTGTGTGGCGAAATTCCCCAGCATGTGGTTGGCGCACATAAGCGTTTCAATATTTATTCACAAAACTTTTATCAATTACACTGAGCGACAAAGGGGTCATAATatttagaatatatttatTGCACTCTTTGTAGGTATTCTTCAGCTTTTCCTTTGATAAAACTTCCAGTGGCTCTAGGTGTTATCAACAAACATGTCAAACAGATACCAGATTGATACTCTGGTTCCTTTATCGTGTTGCACAGTGTTATCAACAATTGAGCCGTTTGTTTGCCCGTTTTTCGTTCGTTTGCCGGTTCCATAGATTATATAACCTTGACGGCTGAACAGCTGCGAAATACATACAATATTTGcagaaatattaaataaaatgcgcTTGTTTATTCGAGAAATTTGCGAGTATTTTCCCCTTAAGGAAGTCTGCATCAACTCAGGgaatgaataaaatattataatctTTTGTTGCTTTGGGTCAAGgctttcttttcttcttttaTTCTGCTGTAGTTCTTCACTCTTCATTGGCATTCTTTTTACGCATAAATCATAGGCAatgaaaaattattgaaatttatatgCTGCCATATAGCAACGGACATTTATCGTATGGTATGTTTCCCAGATGTGTTCAAgctcttatttattttgtgcccaattttaatatttccgTTTCCAAGAGCAGcgaataatattatttatttcatcgcgatttaaaaaaaaatgcgaataGGAGAACAACACGAAAAGGAATTAgatcgttttttgttttttttttgtgttgttgttttcaaCGCGATCTTCAGGTTTTCAGAATCCCAACCCCTCACCCTCTAGCCATCTCTTTCACGCGGCAGCTTGCCCTCTCTTTCCAAGCTGAGAACTTTGTTTTGCCTTCTATGGCATAATTCCATTCATTCTTCTGGATTTCGCTCTCTATCTTTCGCTCTGTTTTTGCACACTTTTCAAGGCCACGAAATTTGCGCCATTTTTTGCGTGTTTCTTTTTTAACCTGAAATGCGGAATTGCTCTTTTAGCGATAAACAGTAATATCTGCTTTCTATAAAAGCTTTTGAATAAAAGCTATATTTAGTTCTGCCGATCCTCTTCTATTTAAACTATATTAGGGTATACAAGTTTCGGTGCTCTCTCGCTTTTGATCATAGTTGAGCTCTCTGTGTATTTTTCATGCAATTTCTTGTCTCTTGCATTCTTTTTGGTTCCTGCTTATCAGCATTTTGTGATGATTTGCGTTTAATTCAAAAATAAACGTCCATAAAATTGTTTATCGCCTCTCGTTTTTTGTATTtccatttttcatttcttgTGTTGTTTGCATTTACTGGCGTTTATTTTTAGCGACACACGCGgcccatttttattttatttaatttttgttgttgctgccatgATAAACAAACTTAGCTGATTCAAAAAGgtgagcaaaaataaaaagaggaAAGCCAAAAGTTCTTGCCTTTCCCTTTAAATTTGCCGTCTCTGTTTAATGAATGAATGTGTTCGGCTCgttccctctctctctcttacGCTCTTTTAACTTGTTTTGTCTGCCGGCATATttgtgttttcctcttttttttgtatttggcGTCCAATGTCAAGGTTAAGACACATTTTATGTATTCATTTTCGGTGGGTGGATGAGGCGGaagtgtgtttgtttttgtgcctCTTCCAGTTTCCCGTCTTTTTTGCAGAAAGCTCTTCCTGCTTGctgcctctctctctctcttatTCATTTGCTGTCTGCAAATAATTTCCCATTCGTAGGCCCAAAACTCTCACGTGGGCGTAGCATCCTCCCCCTGATTACTTGGATTTTCACCCCATCTCCGAAAAATGCCGCAATACTTTGCCGAATGTTCGAAAACGCGCACAACTGCAAGTAAATTGCGAAAGGCACGCCGGGAATAGAATAACTACAACAATTTGCAACTGCAGACCATAAAAACAAAGTAGCAACAAAGTCGGCGTCTTGAATTTGCATACCAACCGCAACGGGTGTCCAAAGGGTGTGACTAGCTGGCAATTTGAGATGTAACGGAGTAAATTATGGATATGCCGTTGAGATACATTTAGTTGCTATATTTAGATACATATGGTACCATTTCATCAAGCTTATGCATCAGAGCCTAGGGTATTCCGACAGTCGTTACCTTTAACTCTCTCCATATTTGTTTTGAAAGCCTCAGACAATATGCGCCAATCCCCCTGTTATAGCAAGTGCGGTGATATGGTgtgaaaaacaaaactatagcgaaaattaaaaactttcgcacgacttttgttgttttgacTAAGACTGCGGGAGTGAGACAGCTGGATACCGGAAGATTTAAAGAAGGAGCGAGAAGGAGGTAGCGATATAGCCATATCGGTGCATAGTTTATCTGTGGGCCTGGGGGTTCTGTATTCCgtagtatttatttttaaattctgtttttgtttttctcgcTGGTTTCCCTACTCACCCCCCCTGGTTTCAACACCCCCCGCGGCTGTGTGCTAATTGAGCACGTTCCAAAAACTGTCGTCTAGACTTAAAGCATAAAGTTCTGCACTGTACAATTTTTATTAACGCGGAACCCCATTACACATCCATATCGATGACGTTTGtttttctgttgttttctGCTGATTGGGGACCTCGCGTATTGGAATAGGTTCTGTCCGATTTCTGaatatttctatatatgtacgtacatacaCTGTGTGAGGTTAGGTTTCACTTTTGCAAATTAAAGCGCATAACGATGTGTGGGCAGAAAGAGAAATGTAGGAGAAATGGCGAAGGGTATGGGGTGTAGGAAAAAGCCAGCTAGGGAAAAGGAGTGCTGCAGTAGAGTAGAGGGAACTACTCACCTTTTGTTGAATATCAAATCAAGTATGCATTGCTTACTCGTTTTCAACTTGGTCCTCCGCCCTCACAACCGCAAAAGCTATTAATGAAATCTTTGCCAAAACGACACGCACACTGaaacttaaataaacatatgCACAACAGGGTAACCTGCACAGTGGTTGCAAACAGACTGGCCACGGCATtcataaattctttaaatttaaaattgagtTTATAGCTGGGCTAATGGTGGATCAAAATCAGAAGAgcaaataatatttgtatttttaattccATATATTCCTTAAACATACTACTAGAAGTTTCATTATGTTTACCCACTGTAACTGGTGCATTGCAGCAGTCCGCACACCCACACCTTCTACGGGCGCCCGCCTATCGAACGGCGCATGACTCTCCGGCGGAAAGTTCCCTCGACGTCATTATTGTCGTATTTTCATTGCCAACAGACAATGCCAGGGCAACTCCATCTCCGCCTCTTCCTTTCCGCCCGTTTTTCCCTGGAACCTCCTGCTGTACTTGCCACCCACATCCGTAGCCACATCCAACTGTATGGGCGCACATGTGTGTGGCTCCATCCGCAGGCTTTTTGCCAACTTTAAAGGCTTTGTTGGCTCAGCAGTTTCCGTCCCTCTCCGCTGCGTTCTGTCTCACTCTGTTATGCAGAACTTAAATCTACACGGGAAAATATCGGTGAACTCAAGTCAAAGAAGAATATTTTAAAGCAGTTCACTTCTTCGAAATATCGAAATAAAAGCTAGTTAACTgctaaaattaattttagaTTTGCCTTGAAGTTTAGTAACTTGTGATAATCACGTTCCCAGTGCCGTTATCTCAGCAACCAGAATCCTTCGCCCAGTGCACTGCTTCCCGTTCTCCACTGCTTGCTGCACTGCTTCCCCATTTTAGCCAGCATGATGTCGTCTGTTGGTTCATAAGCCAAGCTTTGggcgtgtgtgagtgtttaTCTGTCTGCCTCCCGTCTCTcaacgtgtgtgtgtgtgcttttagGCTTTTGTGTTGGGCCATTCAGCGAAATGAGAAAGAGAACCCCAACTCCTTCTCCCCCCCTCGCACTCGTTGCCACTGCAGGCTGAAATTGCAATcaatattgttgttgttgtcgagCAGCTGCCagacacaaaaataaaacgcaacgtgcaaaaaatggcaaaaagaaGAGTGGAAACAGTAAAAACGAGCCTGGCGAAATGAAAGAGCAAGGATGAAAGGCGTGGCAGGGAGAGGGCGGAGGGGGCGTGGATGAACAAGTTGAAAAGCGAAAagtaaaacagaaaacagaacagGAACGGCACAAAACATGAAATGTTTGTGCAAATGAAACAAAACTGTTGTCCTGCTCCTCCTTCTCCCCTCTCACTCGCGCCTTATCTGTCGGTCTCATTCGGACCCAGCTGGAGTTCTGATTGGAACGTTCCCGCTGCAGTTGGGATCCTATCGGAGTACACTGTGAGAAAACGGGGcaatgtttttcatttgagTAGATTATTCTAATTCAAATTTGATAATACATAATGTTCtttggaatggaaatggaaatactTGGAAAATactttgaatatttttgaattgaAAGTAAAAAGtacttttctctcagtgctgTTATGCATTTCGACGACTGCCGCACTGCATGTGTATATTTGTGTGGgaatgtttgttttgtttcctATTTGATATCCATTAAAACGATTCCACATTCGGCGTCTGTCTGCTGCCCCTGACCCTGTCCCTGAATAAACTCCCTACTTTCTCCCCTTTCTCTTCAGGTCTCCAGGTCTCCACTTACCCCTATTATTTTGCCCATTCAATCTGATTGCGAATGCATTCGGGCTTTTGTGGGCGTGGTGCCCCTTGAACTGCATGGGGATTTTGTGTTGCATTTGCAATTTGTGTCGCTTGCAGTTCTTTTTCCTCTGCCACTCCGCCGGTTTgccttgtttatttgtttattagttgcaattttcatttggcaaGCGGCTAGATGGACTAAATGGATGACATGGAAGAGGTGGTGGGGGGAGAAATCGAAAATTGACAGTCTGGCAgtttttgcaacattttaaCCCTTGCCATTTTCCACATTGCCCATTCAACTTTTGACACCTACTCAATCACAGTCTCCTTGGCTTAGCCAAGGGAAAACCCTCAATCACTCTCTTATTTTTTCACCTACCCCACTTCCCCCCCATTTCCCACGCCACCAGAAGGAGTCAGACAAGAGCAACAAATGAAGCTTAAATTTTAATCGTCACTCTGACGATAATGTTGATGATTCTCCTGCCCCGCCAGCGCTTCGTCTTCTTATTTTTCACGCtttcttctcctcctccttttcGGGCTGCTCTTCCTCTTCTGCAGCTTCCTTTTCTTCATCTGTGCCCCATGCATCCTGTCAAAGGACAGCGTTTCGACGCCGTTCAAAGTCATTTGGTTTTATGATTATTAGCTTGTTTAGTTCTCTCTCCACCATTTGCAATACCCTGTAGCAGTGGTTCAGGAGGGGTATATAATTCTTGCAAAGTTCCCAACTTTTAGAATTTTGAGTTCCTTCTGGAGATGGTTAGTTACAAGTTTAGTACTTCGTAGCATATTTTATGCTGCTATAACACATCGCCTGGTCAAAATTCACAACGATTTCAGTTGATCCTTGAGAATACTAATGCTTTACAGGATATCTCAAGAGTTGTCATGCGATGTGTTAAGTTTTTTTCTAGTAGCTCTAGCTggtatttttcggttttttcttTCGTGGGTGCGTGGCTGAAGGCAAACATATTCTTTATGCTTATATAATATCTATTTAGTTGCACTCAGGCAAGTGCTTACCCCGCCCACTTAGTTTGCCCGTTTGTTgcttgcttgtttgtttgtttgttgtctgTGCCCATTCTCGGTCTCTTTCTTCGGCACTACGGCTGTCTCTATCACCATCTTCATCTAGCTCCTGCGACACGACCGATTGCGCTTGTTGTGCGATAACCGTTGCCATTTGTATCTTTTCCATCTTTTGGCCATAACAATTTGACGCTTCATGACTTTGGATTGGGACAATATGCCACAGgcgagcgaaagagacggcggTAGCGCAAAGGAAAGAGATGCTGATGTTTCGTGTTAACAACAATTGCGTTTTGTTTAATTGAATAAGTGCCTGGGCGGTGCGGCAAATGTCAATGGCGTTCAGCacacgaaaataaataaatgggaaaaaaaTCGAGGCTTGAGGCGTTGATTTGCGAATTTTTGCAGACCAAGAAAGGGTACAAATAAATGCGAATTAAAGATGGGGAGCCCAGTGGAGGCACAAAGGTCCCGACTTTAGCTCAGCATGACGAGGACACAAAACGCATTAAAGTCTCTTATTTTGCTGCCCATTCCCATTTTTGGGCGCATGCAACAGCGGCAACATCATTTGCCCCGTTTTGGgcaataaaagcaaattaTTTTTACGATCAAGCCgccgcaaataaataaatgcatttttgtagCTTTCCTTCTGCTGTCGCTCccccttttttgttttttggacttttctctttattttattattgcgGACGGCGACGACaccaaatgcatttttatgcGTTCGCCTCGGGGCGTGACAGATCATTAGCAGAGGTCCAAAAAATGCGCTAAAAAACGAAGGAAATGGGgagaaaaaaacaaagcaaaggaAGCTCGCCAAATTTCTTAATCGCATCACGGAATGGGAAAAAGTGTGGAAAGGAATGGAGCTAATTGCAGGATAAAAGCAAAATGAGTAAAAAGAGCAAAAAGAGTAAAAAGAGAAGATCCCAATTTCTTCGTGGAACCATGAGCAGAGAGGATATAGGGTAACCCGCAAGTCTATCAATGGATTTGCACCCACAGAGTGGCAAAAACTTTCTCACGCCATTACATTTTGTGCACACTGCTGCCGAGCAACCCAATCACCGATATTTGTAATTaaccatacatatatgtatgtatgtatataatgtGTGCAACTGTTTGGGGCAACGATCGCAGCCTTTTGATATCCGATGATCGAAGCGGATCGCAACGATACGAAACGAAAGAAATCGGAAGGGGAATGGCTCCATTTCATTGTGTGGCGGCAATTGCTGAAAGGCCCGTTGCACATGCGAAAAATGCAGCATATCTATTGCAGCATGCCACATCGATCGGCGgcaacatcatcattatcGTTATTGGCACAAGCAAGTGAGACAAGTTTATTGAACTTGGGCAGGCGGCGCCAgcggcaattaaaattaaatgttaaatgtgGCAACAGGAGAGGATGGGGGCCAACTAACTCAGCTGCCACAGTGTGTGCAACCTTAAGCGGACAAAATGTTGTCGTTGATTCAATTAAAGCCAAAACTAATCAACAAAAATTGGGCTCGCAGCgagagaaagagagcaaaagaaagaaaaagaaacacaTGTGTGGAGCGCGCTGCTCTTTGCTTTCTGCCTTAAAAAGCTAACTTTCACTTTCGAGTGCAACTCCTTTTCTCCCTTCCCTTCCTCCTCCTCTCCTCTTCTCCACCTGATGACAGCCCCCCAgcaaatgataataaaattgCAACATTTATTGGGGGCTCGCTGTGGGGGATGGGGGTATTTTATCGACGATCAACTTTACTTTcgtttagttttattaaaaatgtgaGTGCAATAAAAAACGGCATTTGCCTGAGatttaaatcaataaaaaagaaaagaaacctataaataaatatttacagttCTCGCCTTCGGTTTCTTTCTGGCCCTCCGTTGTCCTGGTTCCTGTTTTCCCCGCTGACCTGGAAAATCGAAGACCCTGaatacttaataataataagagcTCTGACTGATAAAGCTGCAGCTTCCTTTACTCATTTTGTCTTCTTCTGCTCGTAATTGTGCTGTTGATGTACGAGTTTCTTAGGCTTCGTGCTAAAATTAAGTTTAATACTCTTCAAAAAAAGGGTGTTACTGAAGTGGAGATGGTCTTGGCAGTTTTGGTTCAGTTTCAAATATGTCTGGCATTTGGAAAGCCATGTTGTAGAAATTGTTTACAATGCCATATTATGTCGAAATATATTCAATTCCAAACTTTCATATCAATTGGTTCAGAAAGTTGTCCTGTGAGGGTATTCCAATTCTTCAGATCCAAGCGGCGCATCTTGGGTCTTCTTGTTTATCTTCTTCACTTTCTTTTGTTGTGGCGGCTTCGCCTGTTGccgtaaaataaataaatgcaaaaaattgttTACCCTTGGGCCATTCGGGCAAAGGTCCTGCAATAATTTGCAGCATTCGATTCGACTGACAGCGGCTGAAGTCGAAGTATCGACAGTGCGGGTGGGAAAGAGACGGgctctgttgctgttgcacatGACCGTGTTGCATGACTTTGTAGTAAACCTGAAATTCAGTTGGAGTTGACTTCGTTTCGTTGTctcgttttttatttgcacttcttttttgttttaacccgCATCTTGTTTATGCACGCGATAAAATTGTAGTACAAAGAAACCAAGCTGAAATGCTTAAACGTAAATTCAGGCAATAACAAAAGCCTTGAGCCTCCGTTGTCAAGCTGAAGTCGCTCGGCTATAATCTTAAGGTAGCATCTGCTGGCCAAGCTGACATTCAagtcttttttttaattacatttgtGGAGCAGGGTGAGGGTTTCTTATCAACAGTTGAACTGGCCAAGGCTTTGGCCTAGGAACCTAAGAAAAACGAGTTCTGTATTTAAGTGtattaagaaaatatataataaacatTCAAGCTAATCCCAAATACTTTCCATCAATTCGAAACTAATCCCAAATATTTTTCCTCCTTTCTTTGCAGGTAAGTGAAGAAGTTCCCTGAACGATTCACCTTCTCTCAGGTGCAGAGGCCATAAATCGCGGCAAGTGGCAAGCGCAGAACTTTACCTTTACGGCCAGGTGGGAGGGTGATTAATGGGGTTTTCCCGCGGAGCAGCTCCCTCAACTCTGAATTATTTGTCGACGCTTTAAGTTAAACGCTCCCCGTGGCgccataaacaaaaaacaagcgGCTAGCATTTAAGCGCAGTTAAACGGTTCAATGACATAATGAATTAAAACACTAGAAGAAAATGTTGACTAGTTCTGCTCACAAATTTCTGATTGAAGAAACTTGGCAAGCAGGAATGCAatattttctctctgtgcagcAGATGCCTGCAACAAGAAGCTGGCTAACAAAAGAGGATCCTAGGAACCCAGGACTCGTCTGCTGCTTTGCTAATTAGCTGCATTCATAATTTCGGGCACATTATTTACATGCTAAGCAGGCGCAGACAAAAGGAATGGCGAGAAGAGGGATAGGGGCGGGGAATTGAAGCTCAGACAGAAGGCAACCGCAAtgtggttgccacgcccactggcGTTAGCCCCCTCCTGGCTCATTTACAGTTATGCAGAGCATTCCCCGGCAACTTGGCAAAAAGAACAGAACTCTTACAACTGCGAAAAGAAACGAAAAGAAGGCTAAAAGGCTGAGGGCCAAGAGGTGAGGTGCCAGCGTGTTGCAAgtgaaaacttttttaattgaatacatttttcaagtttattttgtatattgaACCCGAGCTGGAGCAGCTGAGCAAGCTCCTTAAGTGCGGCGAGCAGTTTACTCACCCTGGGCGACTTTTTTCTTCAAGTGTAAACGACTGCACTTGGCTTAAAGCTGCCTTAAGCTGAAGTTGGATTTTTTTGTCATCCTCGTTTTCCTAAGGTTTCCCTCACAGCGGGAGGTGTTCTTGCAactcagtttttgtttcttcgGCCGAGTTTTTCTTGACTTTGACTTTGGTTATGCTGTAAGCCCTATATTAAATGACTTTTAAGCAGATACGTTTTAACTATTTCATTTACGCagttatttttgtttaattctTCAAGGATAACCTTAAACTGATTAGAAGTCAGCTGGTCGCACCAAGTGGTCCATTAAGCCGGATCCCCGCAAtcgataaaatatttaaatgccggcaatcaatttccatttctcgCTACTCAGGGCGAATTATCCTGGCGCCATCTTGGCAGACACTTTCCGCGAGCCATATCAAGTGGCCCCAGAGGTGCCACAGCAAGGCCACCCAGCCCCTCGCCTCTGATTTATATGGCAGATAAGGAGGGGCGTGGCTGGAGCGGGCAGAAGGTCAGACACGCTAATTACCCGATCAACTGTCGTCCTTCCTCTTGGCAAGCCGAGTGCTCAACTCAACTCGAGCCGGGAAAATTCCGAGTTTTCCAGCCAGACATTTCATTCATTCAACTTTATGGCTGGCTGTCGTCTGGCTAATACgtaacttttatttttcaattttgccGCAACTCTTTCTTTTTTGCCCTTGCCGCTCTGGCTGGCTGGTTTTCATGTTTTGTCAACATTTTTCCGCTTTGTTTGTTTCGTCTGGCTTTTCCTTAATTTTCCCTTGTATTATTTGTTGTCCTTTGGCTCTTTTATGATTACAGTTGTGTTGCGCGGCCATTGTGCAGTTGTGTGCAGTCCACAAATCAATTTGCCCCTAGTTAATTTCAATTATACAATAATTGTTTATTGTCGTCATTAATTTTGGGCTGTCATCCTCGCCGATTTGCATTTTGCGAATGGAAAAACGGCCGATGAAAATCCAAATCGAATGCTGCTGCCTATAAAAAAAGTCAAAGCTCAAATTCGGTTTTGTGGCCATAAAAAGCTTTGTTTTTGGCCACTTGGCTGCCAGCTGCcatttttcagttttcaacttttggtttttctcatttttcgtTCATTACGCGGCCtgtcaaattaaatttgactTGCAGTTGCCAAATTCGTAAGCGCTcagaaaaaaaccaaataaaaataatacaaaaataacACACACAAAGTGAGCAACCAAAGCGTTTTAAATAGAATTCGCAATTGGCTTTGCCATCGGAAATTCACAGACATAAAGCTGCGCTTTTGATTTAAGTT is part of the Drosophila sechellia strain sech25 chromosome 3R, ASM438219v1, whole genome shotgun sequence genome and encodes:
- the LOC6612854 gene encoding headcase protein — translated: MAPRRNSNISSSGNSTQQQHQQQLQQQHQTQQLLQFYAENANSSGVLMAPMQGTGGVGGGVVHCCLPSGDCRKLDTLIPLNELSLADCIRVLCNNENCSAGQYMHRECFEWWEASVLQALKANGRARSWSERQRLQHLWTKKGYELVQKACSCKCGRGQLRKDLDWVPPSSQGVIYLNGSGNRANLANGSLSEDDDKKKAKKKRNRNNNNGGGAGNGTAKAPLSNNNGNSYAGLTPNPNVGVIGSGLPHNNGNTTSNGSSGNNGSSGLLQPSVLSTFSNILNQNNVLGLDLRARAGSLSSSGAGSGSTSPSDSRSSGEISVSPVQQLLPQQQQQQQSLLIQPLGPAFGSNLLQNGLGLSKNLLIAPQQQQQNNLPALANISNFKPLASYEQQQLVQQQKNKEVELYSERVRSTSGCNGIFSRRLDFSSFNLLPKTRLNSYQVKIEDEGNHGNDETRLFILSSLAQSQMSRVACILCEEPLLVFDRYPLVDGSFFLSPKQHSSGCIEVKYEGRTLYLTCVCMSCLDGTSSSRAINCRFCKEPWDGSSLVLGTMYAYDIFAAMPCCAERFKCNNCFKMLMHPQQRLSFYSDYSHGVTCPYCNTQDTHFVKPLTFCYAKSTATRLPTLA